A section of the Humulus lupulus chromosome 2, drHumLupu1.1, whole genome shotgun sequence genome encodes:
- the LOC133817464 gene encoding mitotic checkpoint serine/threonine-protein kinase BUB1, translated as MAIDPESKAATALHDPLLPWLRSIRKALEDLKSGNDSCLELSKLVSDCIKMFKDNAQYRDDIRFLKIWFLHIGFCKDYASIFTEMLEKKICIGQSLLYVWYASYIESKGKLYEAQMVYQMGIMRNAEPIEWLKKAQALFLDRMSNLVNDSSLEKIDGGQSIQSEESHINPWSSSIIKDLLTRTNRQIVNFDGYRSSNKAYPGKDAISQQSFSRNKIIDIGGRKYQIKGRAGQGGFAQVYKACVNSNPDEIVALKIQKPAFPWEFYMYRQLDQRISAEERSKFGFAERLHVYSDCSILVCDYLANGTLQDAINSYVVIGKSMEEVLCMYYTIEMLHMLETLHGVGIIHGDFKPDNLLIRYSRDDLVEDDFRDRNGSWRHQGLCLVDWGRGIDLTLFPDDIEFNGDCRTSGFRCIEMQQNKPWKFQVDIYGFCVIIHMMLHNSYMEIQEKPSPDGGHIYLPKAPFKRYWNVDLWKNLFTKLLNSSHGNNDKSLLKELRESFEDYMCSNPSLIKKLKELLLKQKASLCSA; from the exons ATGGCTATCGACCCAGAATCCAAAGCAGCCACTGCTCTACACGACCCTCTCTTGCCATGGCTCAg GTCGATAAGGAAAGCCCTTGAAGATTTGAAATCGGGGAACGATTCCTGCTTGGAACTCAGCAAGCTTGTTTCCGATTGTATCAAAATGTTCAAAGACAACGCTCAGTACCGAGACGACATCAGATTCCTCAAGATTTGGTTCCTCCAT ATCGGATTTTGTAAAGATTATGCTAGCATTTTCACTGAAATGCTGGAGAAGAAGATATGCATTGGCCAATCTTTGCTGTATGTGTGGTATGcctcatatattgaatcgaaagGGAAGTTGTACGAGGCGCAGATGGTTTATCAGATGGGAATTATGAG GAATGCTGAACCAATTGAATGGTTGAAGAAAGCACAGGCCTTATTTCTTGATAGGATGTCTAACTTGGTCAATGATTCTTCACTTGAGAAG ATTGATGGTGGTCAATCCATTCAGTCCGAAGAAAGTCATATCAATCCGTGGTCAAGCTCCATTATAAAAGACCTGTTAACGAGGACAAATCGTCAGATTGTGAACTTTGAT GGATACCGTTCAAGTAATAAAGCTTACCCAGGAAAAGACGCTATCTCTCAgcaaagtttttcaagaaataaaatcaTTGACATAG GAGGAAGGAAGTATCAGATCAAGGGTCGTGCAGGTCAGGGTGGTTTTGCTCAAGTCTATAAAGCATGTGTCAATTCTAATCCTGATGAAATAGTTGCATTAAAG ATACAGAAGCCTGCTTTCCCTTGGGAGTTCTACATGTATCGTCAACTTGATCAACGAATCTCGGCTGAGGAA AGGTCAAAATTTGGGTTTGCTGAGAGACTGCATGTTTATTCTGACTGTAGCATACTTGTTTGTGATTACCTAGCCAATGGGACACTTCAG GATGCTATAAATTCGTACGTGGTCATTGGCAAGTCCATGGAAGAGGTGTTATGCATGTACTACACCATAGAGATGCTTCACATGCTGGAAACTCTGCACGGTGTTGGTATCATTCATGGTGATTTCAAGCCTGATAATTTGCTTATTCGTTATTCCAG GGATGACCTAGTAGAAGATGATTTTCGAGACCGAAATGGTTCTTGGCGTCATCAG GGTCTTTGCCTTGTTGACTGGGGAAGAGGAATAGATCTAACGCTTTTTCCTGACGATATAGAATTCAACGGAGACTGCAGGACTTCTGGCTTCCGTTGTATAGAAATGCAACAGAACAAACCTTGGAAATTTCAG GTTGACATATATGGCTTCTGTGTTATTATCCATATGATGCTACATAATTCTTATATGGAGATTCAAGAGAAACCTTCACCAGATGGTGGTCACATTTATCTACCCAAGGCACCTTTTAAAAG ATATTGGAATGTTGATCTTTGGAAGAATCTCTTCACAAAACTGCTCAATAGTTCCCATGGCAACAACGACAAGAGCTTGTTAAAAGAATTAAGAGAGTCCTTCGAGGATTACATGTGCTCAAACCCTTCTCTCATAAAGAAACTAAAGGAATTGCTATTGAAGCAAAAAGCTTCCTTGTGTTCTGCTTAG